Proteins encoded within one genomic window of Rossellomorea vietnamensis:
- a CDS encoding methyl-accepting chemotaxis protein produces MNTLKAKKSPELTDFSVISLRRLERIDFKMIASIVISLLISTPISAYINGLIKDYIDGSYGVYVNTLISLLVTTTIISLFVRFLIINPLNKVEGAIKQAAQGDLTVAVNSRSNDEIGRLSHSFDKMVANLGDLLEKSNQTVIKVSDYSTQLNSIAEENTKAIDAITSTIQEVAAGSEGQAKSSAKLVIASKEIAEGMEQSAAAIQSVAKTSMSASGKAAKGNAAAVDTVKRMQEIRQSVGETSELLQALDSKSDQIGEIVKMITSIADQTNLLALNATIEAARAGEHGRGFAVVAEEVRKLAEQSGNAGDKIRFIIQEIQSETNKAVQSMNQGRTIIESGIVMVDRTGDSFKEITGDIENVSRQTHEVSAIIEQVNASTVNMLTMIENIAVIADQTSGSIQTVSAASEEQAASMQEIASNVNMLNGMSRDLRGDLSRFKVNGEL; encoded by the coding sequence ATGAATACGCTAAAAGCAAAGAAGTCTCCTGAATTGACAGATTTTTCCGTAATTTCACTGAGGCGATTAGAACGGATCGATTTCAAGATGATCGCTTCGATCGTCATCAGCTTGCTGATCAGCACCCCCATCTCCGCTTACATAAACGGCCTCATCAAAGACTATATCGATGGCAGTTACGGTGTTTATGTGAACACACTCATATCATTACTTGTAACCACAACGATCATTTCATTATTTGTACGTTTTCTTATCATCAATCCATTGAACAAAGTAGAAGGAGCCATCAAGCAGGCTGCCCAGGGTGATTTGACGGTAGCTGTTAATAGCCGTTCCAATGACGAAATCGGCCGACTGTCGCATTCATTTGATAAGATGGTTGCGAACCTTGGTGATCTCCTTGAAAAATCCAATCAGACCGTGATAAAGGTCAGTGATTATTCAACCCAGTTAAATTCCATCGCAGAAGAAAATACCAAAGCCATTGATGCCATCACATCCACCATCCAGGAGGTGGCAGCGGGTTCCGAGGGGCAGGCAAAAAGCTCTGCGAAACTTGTGATTGCCTCCAAGGAAATCGCAGAAGGAATGGAACAATCGGCGGCAGCCATCCAATCCGTCGCTAAAACGTCTATGTCGGCAAGCGGCAAGGCGGCGAAAGGTAATGCGGCAGCAGTGGATACGGTTAAACGCATGCAGGAAATCCGACAGTCGGTTGGCGAGACATCTGAATTACTTCAAGCTCTCGATAGCAAATCGGATCAAATCGGCGAAATCGTCAAGATGATCACGAGCATTGCCGATCAAACCAATCTCCTTGCATTGAACGCAACGATTGAAGCAGCAAGGGCCGGTGAACACGGCAGGGGATTTGCGGTCGTGGCAGAGGAAGTCCGCAAGCTTGCCGAGCAATCCGGGAATGCGGGGGACAAGATCCGCTTCATCATCCAGGAGATCCAATCGGAAACAAACAAAGCGGTCCAATCGATGAATCAAGGCAGGACCATCATCGAAAGCGGCATCGTGATGGTCGACCGGACGGGGGACAGTTTCAAGGAAATCACCGGCGACATCGAGAATGTCTCCCGCCAGACCCATGAAGTCTCAGCCATCATCGAGCAAGTGAACGCAAGCACCGTCAACATGCTGACCATGATCGAGAACATTGCCGTCATCGCCGACCAGACGTCGGGAAGCATCCAGACAGTCAGTGCTGCTTCAGAAGAGCAAGCCGCTTCCATGCAGGAAATCGCCTCCAACGTCAACATGCTCAATGGCATGTCACGGGATCTGCGTGGGGATTTGAGCCGGTTTAAGGTGAACGGGGAACTTTGA
- a CDS encoding YitT family protein: protein MNSTTKEITLIIIGSLFFALGVNLFAIPNELGEGGVTGISMTLYYVLDWSPGITNFVMNGILLAIGYKVLNKRVTWYTMLAIFFTSLFIQLTEGMGNSVDIMLGTVFAGVFIGIGLGLVLRSGGTTGGSTIIARMLNQQFGWAVSTTMFVFDILVVLGSSFVIGIENTMYTGISIYISTKILDYLIDGFDTRKAVTIISEDTDAIAEKVSAEMDRGVTVINARGHYSKSSKDILYVVINKQELFLLKKMIQQIDEKAFVVVHDVRDVFGEGFTFPKT, encoded by the coding sequence ATGAATTCAACAACGAAAGAAATCACACTGATCATCATCGGCTCCTTATTCTTCGCCCTCGGAGTCAATTTGTTTGCGATCCCGAATGAGCTGGGGGAAGGTGGCGTGACGGGGATTTCCATGACCCTCTACTATGTATTGGATTGGTCTCCTGGTATCACGAACTTTGTCATGAACGGCATCCTCTTGGCGATCGGATATAAGGTTTTAAATAAACGGGTAACTTGGTACACCATGCTTGCCATCTTCTTTACGTCCCTCTTCATTCAATTGACAGAAGGGATGGGAAATTCCGTCGACATCATGCTCGGCACCGTGTTTGCAGGTGTGTTCATCGGGATCGGACTAGGACTTGTCCTGCGTTCAGGTGGGACGACGGGTGGGTCCACGATCATTGCCCGCATGCTCAACCAGCAATTCGGCTGGGCCGTCAGCACGACGATGTTCGTGTTCGACATCCTTGTGGTGCTGGGTTCCTCGTTTGTCATCGGAATCGAGAATACGATGTACACAGGGATTTCCATCTATATCAGTACGAAGATCCTTGATTACCTGATCGACGGCTTCGATACACGAAAAGCCGTTACGATCATTTCCGAGGATACCGACGCCATCGCCGAAAAAGTAAGCGCCGAAATGGACCGAGGCGTCACGGTCATCAACGCTCGTGGCCATTATTCCAAGTCATCGAAAGACATTCTCTACGTCGTGATCAACAAACAGGAGCTCTTTCTCCTGAAAAAAATGATCCAGCAGATTGATGAGAAAGCATTCGTGGTTGTACATGATGTGCGGGATGTGTTTGGGGAAGGGTTTACGTTTCCGAAGACGTAA
- a CDS encoding collagen-like protein: protein MKKQNYDHLLPKLRRGGGVNPNSVSLPPQSCDFYPFKCDCPPGPPGPPGPQGAPGPQGLPGPQGVQGPQGDTGPQGDTGPQGDQGPQGIQGIQGEQGPQGPGVFEWGELIIWADSNAPGPGDGTPSDPYTSLQAAINAGVNSPEAVQFGMRARIIILIAINSSFNEDVVIPPARHVQLLGFGPWQLGDSTLANFQSSVPRNITVQVSAAAEAFYSSQGAAFVARPVTVVGTINNGTTVSTNTGYTDGAIISGNITFQSMNLADGSSTVEFQLLNAWVLGGIQQVLHSGQLNTYMYHSRINTIAHTGLRIQRMFDCRADGAINCAVYSNIVNTWFRGNVTIPNTTADVPPTGIFNSQFNGVIWTGQLTLDGASNYYFVNLSNGNTLVGTKTVLFAP from the coding sequence ATGAAAAAACAAAACTATGACCATCTATTACCAAAGCTTAGAAGAGGTGGTGGCGTAAATCCGAATTCAGTCTCGCTTCCTCCTCAAAGCTGTGATTTTTATCCTTTTAAATGTGATTGTCCTCCCGGGCCGCCTGGACCACCGGGGCCACAAGGAGCCCCAGGACCTCAGGGATTACCGGGTCCACAAGGGGTGCAAGGACCTCAAGGAGATACTGGCCCTCAAGGAGACACTGGCCCTCAGGGAGACCAAGGTCCCCAAGGAATTCAAGGAATCCAGGGGGAGCAGGGACCACAAGGACCGGGTGTCTTTGAATGGGGAGAACTGATCATTTGGGCTGATTCCAATGCACCGGGGCCGGGAGACGGAACACCATCTGACCCTTACACTTCCCTCCAGGCGGCAATCAACGCCGGGGTCAACAGTCCGGAAGCTGTCCAGTTCGGGATGAGGGCGAGGATCATCATCCTGATTGCCATCAACTCTTCGTTCAACGAAGATGTGGTCATCCCACCTGCAAGGCATGTTCAATTGCTGGGATTCGGGCCGTGGCAGCTCGGGGATTCGACACTTGCAAACTTTCAATCGTCCGTTCCAAGAAACATTACAGTCCAGGTAAGTGCAGCCGCTGAGGCTTTTTATTCCTCTCAAGGCGCCGCATTTGTTGCCCGACCTGTGACGGTAGTAGGAACGATTAATAATGGGACGACGGTTAGTACCAACACTGGGTATACAGACGGAGCCATTATCAGTGGAAATATCACCTTCCAAAGTATGAATCTAGCAGACGGGTCTTCAACGGTTGAATTTCAATTGCTTAATGCATGGGTTCTGGGAGGCATTCAGCAGGTACTTCATTCTGGACAATTGAACACGTATATGTACCATAGCCGGATTAATACCATAGCGCATACCGGGTTAAGAATTCAGCGTATGTTTGACTGCCGGGCAGATGGAGCAATCAACTGTGCAGTATATAGCAATATTGTGAACACATGGTTCCGGGGCAATGTAACCATCCCGAATACTACAGCGGATGTGCCGCCAACAGGAATATTCAATAGTCAATTCAATGGGGTTATCTGGACAGGGCAATTGACACTTGACGGTGCATCCAACTACTACTTCGTAAATCTGAGTAACGGGAATACTTTGGTAGGGACTAAGACAGTGTTGTTTGCTCCTTAG
- a CDS encoding alpha/beta hydrolase has protein sequence MREIDLEYHIIGEGKQTLVLETGIGNSFYSWIPFVDRIKNDFTVILYHRAGYGKSGTSPEPRTTANIARELNDLMEHLQIDRFLLAGHSFGGLCAQAYARMYPGKLDGVLLIDATSHNFQRLYDLNLPVMYSMISLEQLIEDNEEIAGKSRAELEEWYKERNRELLGEDEAFLTNPVLYQTIADEFTNWSASSEEIKNGEAFPDIPLIVFARDEEFSAKPYIAYGIPEEEALLHEKVWRELQVVIAQLSEKGKLVIAEGSDHEVHKDRPEIVVECLHRLKEGQVPRST, from the coding sequence ATGCGTGAAATCGATCTGGAATATCACATTATAGGAGAAGGAAAGCAGACCCTAGTCCTTGAAACTGGAATCGGTAATTCCTTCTACAGCTGGATTCCGTTTGTGGACAGGATCAAGAACGATTTTACCGTTATCTTGTATCATCGGGCAGGTTATGGGAAAAGCGGGACATCGCCGGAGCCTCGGACTACTGCGAATATCGCAAGGGAGCTCAATGACCTGATGGAACATCTGCAGATCGATCGGTTTCTATTAGCCGGCCATTCATTCGGCGGGCTATGCGCTCAGGCATATGCGAGGATGTACCCTGGAAAACTGGACGGGGTTCTCCTCATCGATGCGACCTCCCACAACTTTCAACGACTCTATGATCTCAATCTGCCGGTCATGTATTCTATGATTTCGTTGGAGCAACTGATTGAAGATAACGAGGAAATCGCAGGGAAAAGCAGAGCTGAATTGGAAGAATGGTATAAAGAAAGGAATAGAGAATTGTTAGGTGAAGATGAAGCGTTTCTGACTAACCCTGTCCTCTACCAAACGATTGCCGATGAATTTACCAACTGGTCTGCCAGCAGCGAAGAAATCAAAAATGGTGAAGCATTTCCGGATATCCCCCTGATTGTCTTCGCAAGAGATGAAGAATTCTCTGCCAAGCCTTACATTGCATATGGCATACCGGAAGAGGAAGCTTTGCTTCATGAAAAGGTGTGGCGTGAACTGCAAGTCGTAATTGCCCAGTTATCAGAAAAAGGGAAACTTGTCATTGCGGAGGGGAGTGACCATGAGGTACATAAAGATAGGCCGGAAATCGTGGTGGAGTGTTTACATAGATTAAAAGAGGGACAGGTTCCCCGGTCCACTTGA
- a CDS encoding aminoglycoside phosphotransferase family protein, with protein sequence MLTQPEFNQGKIIDGLKEHFNVAAKEVTFLPIGHDPKAEVYRVAGWNGEVFFLKMIQGSFDDTGIRIVHFLSTQGIDAVIPPIQPTNDELAVHDEGYHWILSPFVDGRTGFESPLSEQQSIRFGQILKSIHSAGVPHDLQEQLRQEDFSGPWCEKVREIDREMDSDLPRDEVAEKLIDFWKRKRGDILTLVERTEELGQRLQDHDKSGFVLCHGDIHPGNVMIDGNSKLFIVDWDDPVMAPVERDLMFPGVGLGLCFKDERREHIDLFYKGYGKVEVDPVLLAYYRNERVVADIASYGMQLLNEGGNVEDRKNGLRLLMGQFEAGYEVEIAGRTYEEME encoded by the coding sequence ATGTTAACACAACCTGAGTTCAACCAGGGAAAAATCATAGATGGATTAAAAGAACATTTTAACGTGGCAGCGAAAGAAGTGACGTTCCTGCCCATCGGACATGATCCGAAAGCGGAAGTTTATCGTGTCGCTGGGTGGAATGGCGAGGTCTTTTTTCTAAAAATGATTCAAGGTTCCTTTGATGACACGGGGATCCGGATCGTTCATTTCCTCTCCACTCAAGGGATCGACGCGGTCATACCGCCTATCCAGCCCACTAATGATGAGCTGGCGGTCCATGATGAAGGATACCACTGGATCCTCTCGCCATTCGTAGACGGGCGAACGGGTTTCGAATCACCGTTAAGCGAGCAACAGTCGATTCGTTTTGGTCAGATCCTAAAATCCATTCATTCTGCAGGGGTCCCTCATGACCTTCAGGAGCAGCTGCGCCAAGAAGATTTCTCCGGTCCCTGGTGTGAGAAAGTCAGGGAAATCGACCGGGAGATGGATTCAGACCTTCCACGTGACGAAGTGGCAGAGAAACTCATTGATTTTTGGAAAAGAAAGCGCGGGGACATCCTGACCCTAGTCGAGCGGACGGAGGAGCTTGGACAGAGGCTGCAGGATCATGATAAAAGTGGATTTGTTTTATGCCACGGGGATATCCATCCCGGGAATGTAATGATCGATGGGAATTCAAAACTATTCATCGTCGATTGGGACGATCCCGTGATGGCCCCTGTTGAAAGGGATTTGATGTTCCCGGGAGTGGGCTTGGGGTTGTGCTTCAAGGATGAACGTCGTGAGCATATTGATCTTTTCTACAAGGGTTATGGAAAAGTGGAGGTGGATCCGGTCCTTCTCGCGTATTACCGGAATGAGCGGGTTGTGGCGGATATCGCTTCGTACGGCATGCAGTTATTGAATGAAGGCGGGAATGTGGAAGACCGGAAGAATGGCTTGCGGTTGTTGATGGGGCAGTTTGAAGCGGGGTATGAGGTGGAGATTGCGGGGAGGACGTATGAGGAAATGGAGTAG
- a CDS encoding RidA family protein, which yields MNNKISFIRSSQLAHVDYAYASRVPSDMDLLFLAGACPLNKNGEVPHAQDYELQAKLCVENMKEVLKESGASLKDVVYTRVLVASHLQSDLVTAWESIRKEFGDHDVPSTLSGVTVLGYTHQLVEIEAVAAFRTV from the coding sequence ATGAACAATAAAATATCCTTTATTCGATCATCACAATTGGCACATGTTGATTATGCCTACGCTTCAAGAGTACCTTCAGACATGGACCTCCTTTTTTTAGCGGGAGCCTGTCCTTTAAATAAAAATGGAGAAGTCCCTCATGCACAGGATTATGAACTCCAAGCCAAGCTCTGTGTGGAGAATATGAAGGAAGTACTGAAAGAGAGCGGTGCCTCCCTGAAGGACGTCGTTTACACCAGGGTCCTTGTAGCCTCTCATCTACAGTCCGATTTAGTGACGGCTTGGGAGTCGATAAGAAAAGAGTTTGGGGATCATGATGTTCCGAGTACATTATCAGGAGTGACAGTGCTCGGATACACACATCAGTTGGTGGAAATCGAGGCGGTTGCGGCATTCAGGACCGTATAA
- a CDS encoding DNA alkylation repair protein, with product MDLETVMKELEALGKERTKKMYLSNGAREPVFGVATGAMKPMVKTIKKDQALAEKLYATGNYDAMYFAGVIADPKAMTEADFDRWIEGAYFYMLSDNVVAVTLSEAPIAQDVADKWIASGDELKMSAGWSCYCWLLGNRKDEEFSEEKLRGMLQNVKDTIHDAPERTKSSMNNFVGTVGVSYVPLHEEALETAKEIGPVEMVREGKKNSVLKAADDIQKQVEKGRIGFKRKYVRC from the coding sequence ATGGATCTGGAAACGGTGATGAAGGAACTGGAAGCCCTCGGCAAGGAACGAACGAAGAAAATGTACCTATCGAACGGTGCCCGTGAGCCGGTATTTGGCGTCGCGACGGGTGCCATGAAGCCGATGGTTAAGACAATCAAGAAGGATCAGGCCCTCGCCGAGAAATTATATGCTACGGGAAATTACGATGCCATGTACTTTGCCGGCGTCATTGCCGACCCGAAAGCGATGACCGAAGCGGACTTTGACCGCTGGATCGAGGGGGCGTACTTCTATATGCTCTCCGATAACGTGGTGGCGGTCACCTTGTCAGAAGCCCCTATCGCACAGGACGTCGCCGATAAATGGATCGCAAGCGGGGACGAATTGAAAATGTCAGCGGGCTGGAGCTGCTACTGCTGGCTCCTTGGGAATCGGAAGGATGAAGAATTTTCCGAAGAGAAGCTTCGGGGGATGCTCCAGAACGTGAAAGACACGATCCACGATGCCCCCGAACGGACGAAATCGTCGATGAATAACTTTGTCGGGACCGTGGGAGTGTCGTATGTGCCCCTTCATGAAGAGGCCCTCGAGACCGCAAAGGAAATCGGACCGGTCGAGATGGTCAGGGAAGGGAAGAAGAATAGTGTCCTGAAGGCTGCCGATGATATTCAGAAGCAGGTGGAGAAGGGACGGATCGGGTTTAAGCGGAAGTATGTGAGGTGTTGA
- a CDS encoding GerAB/ArcD/ProY family transporter: MEKAKISSIQLFVLMVLFEMGSSLLVPLAIDAKQDAWLAIMFGMIASFVLLLVYHKLYSYYPDLLPTEYMQKILGKVAGTVLAFLYLFYFMYEASRVLRDFGEMLLTFAYPETPLFIANALLMLVIIYTVRKGIEVIGRSGELLFMFMFTLSVVGFILIVVSGLIDMTNLQPVLEEGLMPVLKVTFTQTLYFPFTEAFVFTMILPYLNNPKKAKLTMFCATGLSGINLILTMLINISVLGVDLTARSQFPLLSTVQSIQVADFLERLDVFFMLGLVIGIFLKISIFFYAAVIGTASVFKIQSPSRLAYPLGLIVLFMSMSIASNFQEHIHEGLKVAMYVLHMPLLVVIPILLLLIAFVKNRKNKRDRAM, encoded by the coding sequence GTGGAAAAGGCGAAAATCAGTAGCATTCAGCTCTTTGTCTTAATGGTGTTGTTTGAAATGGGAAGCTCTTTACTGGTCCCCCTTGCCATCGATGCGAAACAGGATGCGTGGCTTGCGATCATGTTCGGGATGATCGCAAGTTTCGTCCTGCTGCTCGTCTACCATAAACTGTACTCGTATTATCCTGATCTCCTGCCGACGGAATACATGCAGAAGATTCTCGGGAAAGTGGCTGGGACGGTCCTTGCCTTCCTTTATCTGTTCTATTTCATGTATGAGGCGTCCAGGGTTCTCCGGGACTTTGGTGAAATGCTGTTGACCTTTGCGTATCCGGAAACTCCCCTGTTCATTGCCAATGCCCTCTTGATGCTGGTCATTATCTATACGGTGCGAAAAGGGATCGAAGTCATCGGACGGTCGGGAGAGCTGCTGTTTATGTTCATGTTTACCCTTTCAGTCGTTGGATTCATCCTGATCGTCGTTTCCGGTCTGATCGATATGACCAATCTGCAGCCGGTCCTGGAAGAAGGGCTGATGCCGGTCTTGAAAGTGACGTTCACCCAAACCTTGTATTTTCCGTTTACGGAAGCCTTTGTCTTTACGATGATCCTGCCGTACCTGAATAACCCGAAGAAGGCGAAGCTGACGATGTTTTGTGCGACGGGACTGAGCGGGATCAACCTGATCCTGACGATGCTCATCAATATCAGCGTCCTCGGGGTGGATCTCACAGCCCGTTCCCAATTCCCCCTTCTTAGTACGGTACAGTCGATACAGGTGGCCGACTTTCTGGAACGCCTGGATGTCTTCTTTATGCTTGGCTTGGTGATCGGGATCTTCTTGAAGATCAGCATCTTTTTTTATGCGGCGGTCATCGGAACGGCAAGCGTGTTCAAGATTCAATCGCCATCACGACTCGCCTATCCACTCGGCCTGATCGTCCTATTCATGTCGATGTCGATTGCGAGCAATTTTCAGGAACATATCCATGAAGGGCTGAAGGTAGCCATGTATGTGCTGCATATGCCTCTGCTTGTCGTCATTCCGATCCTCCTCCTTCTCATTGCTTTCGTGAAAAATAGAAAAAATAAAAGGGACAGGGCGATGTAA